In one Butyrivibrio proteoclasticus B316 genomic region, the following are encoded:
- a CDS encoding TPM domain-containing protein produces MRIIIKIHKKIALALLAIMIAAFCVPTVTSFASDGQLWDDYVMPSTRQKERLLDNAELLTASEKQEILGLLNSISSTHQANVAILTVNSHRGSIQDYADDYFDYNGFQADYDGSGILFMLSMEDREWAISTHGTAAYVFTDYGQEELMDEMIPYLRDDDYYDAFKAFIDVSERYFTLYEEGTPYDVDYKDTSPAAVTRALLICILIGLVIGFIPIGIMSLDLKSVKASVNAAGYQIHNGLHMGLHTDTYIRSSTSRTKIPENNSNSGGGSSFHVSSSGSSHGGSSGHF; encoded by the coding sequence ATGAGAATAATTATCAAAATACACAAAAAAATAGCTTTAGCGCTTCTTGCCATCATGATTGCTGCTTTTTGTGTTCCGACTGTCACATCTTTTGCAAGTGACGGACAATTGTGGGATGACTACGTCATGCCATCCACGAGACAAAAAGAGAGACTTCTTGATAATGCAGAGCTCTTAACAGCTTCTGAGAAGCAGGAAATACTTGGTCTTCTGAACAGTATCAGCTCGACCCATCAGGCAAATGTCGCCATCCTGACTGTTAATTCTCACCGTGGTTCTATTCAGGATTATGCAGATGACTATTTTGACTATAACGGCTTTCAGGCAGATTATGACGGCTCAGGTATTCTCTTTATGCTCAGCATGGAAGACAGGGAATGGGCAATTTCAACTCATGGAACTGCTGCCTATGTTTTTACTGATTATGGTCAGGAAGAACTAATGGATGAAATGATCCCGTATCTGCGTGACGACGATTATTACGATGCCTTCAAGGCCTTCATAGATGTATCTGAGAGATACTTCACTCTCTATGAAGAAGGCACTCCATATGACGTGGACTACAAGGACACAAGTCCTGCTGCCGTTACAAGGGCATTACTGATATGCATTCTAATTGGACTTGTAATTGGATTTATTCCAATTGGCATCATGTCTTTGGATTTGAAATCAGTCAAGGCAAGTGTAAACGCAGCAGGTTACCAGATTCACAACGGACTCCATATGGGGCTTCATACAGATACTTACATAAGATCATCAACTTCCAGGACCAAAATTCCGGAAAATAACTCTAATAGCGGCGGTGGAAGTTCTTTCCACGTCTCAAGTTCAGGCTCCAGTCACGGTGGAAGTTCAGGACATTTTTAA
- a CDS encoding SPFH domain-containing protein — MGLLQAALVAGGSVLADQWRDYFYCPALSSDVLMTKGIKKAGKGNENIISNGSIIAVNEGQCMILVDQGQITEICAEAGEFVYDVSTEPSIFYGDLGENIVNSFKQFGKRLGFGGATAKDQRVYFVNTKDILGNKYGTVNPVPFRVVDTNIGLDMDVSLKCHGEYSYKIVDPVLFYKNLCGNVEGEFTRDRIESQLKSELLTALQPAFAKISTMGIRYSALPGHTTEIADALNEVLSQKWTEFYGIKISNFGVSSVTASEEDEKTIKELQRAGALRNPNMAAATIASAQAQAMQDAAKNTATGPMMAFAGMNMAQQAGGMNAQNLFAMGQQQAPQMAAPGATWTCSCGAPNSGNFCTNCGKPRPATGAWTCSCGTANSGNFCTNCGAPRQ; from the coding sequence ATGGGACTTTTACAGGCAGCTCTTGTTGCTGGTGGTAGCGTTCTTGCTGATCAGTGGAGAGATTATTTTTACTGTCCTGCTCTTTCAAGCGATGTGCTTATGACAAAGGGTATCAAGAAGGCAGGAAAGGGTAATGAGAACATTATTTCTAATGGTTCTATCATTGCCGTTAATGAAGGACAGTGCATGATCCTTGTTGATCAGGGACAGATCACTGAAATCTGTGCTGAAGCAGGCGAATTTGTTTATGACGTTTCTACAGAGCCTTCAATCTTTTATGGCGATCTTGGAGAGAATATTGTTAATTCCTTCAAGCAGTTTGGAAAGAGACTTGGTTTTGGCGGTGCTACAGCCAAGGATCAGCGTGTTTATTTTGTTAATACCAAAGATATTCTGGGCAACAAATACGGAACAGTTAATCCTGTGCCTTTCCGCGTAGTTGACACAAATATCGGACTTGACATGGACGTTAGCCTTAAGTGCCATGGCGAATACAGCTACAAGATTGTTGACCCTGTTCTTTTCTATAAGAATCTTTGCGGCAATGTTGAGGGTGAATTTACAAGAGACAGAATCGAGTCTCAGCTCAAGTCAGAGCTTCTGACAGCCCTTCAGCCAGCATTTGCCAAGATTTCAACTATGGGCATCCGTTACAGTGCTCTTCCAGGACACACAACAGAGATTGCTGATGCTCTTAACGAAGTTCTTTCACAGAAGTGGACTGAGTTCTATGGAATCAAGATTTCAAACTTCGGTGTAAGCTCAGTTACAGCTTCTGAAGAAGATGAGAAAACTATCAAGGAACTCCAGAGAGCAGGCGCTCTTAGAAATCCAAATATGGCTGCAGCTACTATTGCAAGTGCTCAGGCTCAGGCTATGCAGGATGCTGCCAAGAACACAGCAACAGGCCCTATGATGGCATTTGCCGGAATGAACATGGCTCAGCAGGCTGGCGGCATGAACGCGCAGAATCTCTTTGCTATGGGACAGCAGCAGGCTCCTCAGATGGCAGCTCCCGGTGCAACATGGACATGCTCTTGCGGCGCACCTAACAGCGGCAATTTCTGCACTAACTGCGGTAAGCCAAGACCAGCTACCGGCGCATGGACATGCTCTTGCGGCACAGCTAATTCCGGAAACTTCTGCACTAACTGCGGTGCTCCAAGACAATAA
- a CDS encoding ASKHA domain-containing protein yields the protein MEKNKLLITINTNGKKIRLQAPKRRQLKGLLSDAGVQYVLPCGGLGRCGKCRVRFLSGAPDVNSLDKSFLTEKEISDGFRLMCRCIVTSDCEIVLDDVAVKEEEIEVKKSFEIRVKQPLDEKDITGWGIAVDIGTTTLEAMLVGMNDEKTRQVFDIVSGINHQRKYGADVIARISAAAGGDGEKLCQSIREDIKTLIVELVNGREVNKLDYICITGNTTMLHLLRGYDVAGLGEYPYKAVNLDVENISAWELLGDLSEKDFPYLSETRAVLMPGISAFVGADIVSGIDAISMTKMKHKALFVDLGTNGEMAYWDGHKLFVTSTAAGPVFEAGGIVCGTAAIPGAIYGVHIEEKDGKYKVELETIKNKEPSGICGSGVLEAVSELVRNRIVDETGLLTKEYFETGFPLTDGENGIRIYQSDIRNVQLGKAAIAAAWSQLLGETDPEYIEISGGYSSSFDAKKIKYLKLFPQNSKIVLGASNAALVGCMYLLTDLLTSREAGDKAVKRLQKIAETAQVVELVNKADFAEKYVEAMSF from the coding sequence ATGGAAAAAAATAAGTTGCTTATTACTATTAATACAAATGGAAAAAAGATAAGGTTGCAAGCTCCCAAAAGGCGACAGCTCAAGGGGCTTTTAAGTGATGCTGGCGTGCAATATGTGCTTCCCTGCGGCGGCCTCGGCAGATGCGGAAAATGCAGAGTCAGATTTCTCAGCGGAGCTCCGGATGTGAATTCTCTTGATAAGTCTTTTTTGACGGAAAAAGAGATATCTGATGGCTTCAGACTTATGTGCAGATGCATTGTTACAAGTGACTGTGAAATTGTTCTTGATGATGTGGCTGTCAAAGAGGAAGAAATTGAAGTTAAGAAAAGCTTTGAAATCAGAGTAAAGCAGCCTCTTGATGAAAAAGACATAACCGGATGGGGCATAGCTGTTGATATCGGGACAACAACCTTGGAAGCTATGCTTGTAGGAATGAATGATGAAAAGACCAGACAGGTCTTTGATATTGTTTCCGGGATAAATCATCAGAGGAAATACGGCGCAGATGTAATAGCAAGGATTTCTGCAGCGGCAGGAGGAGATGGAGAAAAGCTCTGTCAGAGTATTCGGGAAGATATTAAGACTCTAATTGTGGAACTGGTTAATGGAAGAGAAGTTAATAAGCTTGATTATATCTGCATCACTGGCAATACGACGATGCTTCATCTTCTAAGAGGTTATGATGTGGCGGGACTTGGAGAGTATCCCTATAAGGCGGTAAATCTTGATGTGGAAAATATAAGTGCGTGGGAACTTTTAGGTGACCTGTCAGAAAAAGACTTTCCGTATTTATCAGAAACCAGAGCTGTACTGATGCCCGGAATATCAGCTTTTGTCGGTGCAGATATAGTGTCGGGTATCGATGCTATAAGTATGACAAAGATGAAGCACAAGGCTTTATTTGTGGATCTTGGAACAAATGGCGAGATGGCTTATTGGGACGGACACAAGCTTTTTGTGACCTCTACGGCAGCGGGGCCTGTATTTGAAGCAGGAGGAATTGTATGTGGGACAGCAGCTATCCCGGGAGCAATCTATGGAGTCCATATTGAGGAAAAAGATGGCAAGTACAAGGTAGAGCTTGAAACAATCAAAAATAAGGAGCCCTCCGGAATTTGTGGAAGCGGCGTTTTAGAGGCTGTTTCAGAACTTGTCAGAAACAGGATAGTTGATGAAACAGGTCTTTTGACCAAAGAGTATTTCGAGACCGGTTTTCCGCTTACAGATGGAGAAAACGGGATCAGGATTTATCAGAGCGACATCAGGAATGTCCAGCTTGGCAAGGCGGCAATAGCAGCGGCCTGGAGTCAGCTACTTGGAGAAACAGACCCTGAGTATATAGAAATAAGCGGTGGATATTCAAGCAGCTTTGACGCAAAAAAAATTAAATATCTTAAGCTCTTTCCGCAGAATTCCAAGATTGTGCTTGGTGCGTCAAATGCGGCGCTTGTGGGATGCATGTATCTTTTGACAGATCTTTTGACGAGCAGGGAAGCCGGTGATAAGGCTGTTAAGAGACTGCAGAAGATAGCGGAAACTGCGCAGGTAGTGGAACTTGTAAACAAAGCAGATTTTGCAGAAAAATATGTGGAAGCTATGAGTTTTTGA
- a CDS encoding DUF6472 family protein: MICDTCANYAYDDDWECYVCMVNMDEDDYGRMVAGGNKECPYYQDGDEYKVVRHQM, from the coding sequence ATGATTTGTGATACTTGTGCAAATTATGCATATGATGATGACTGGGAATGTTACGTATGTATGGTCAATATGGATGAGGATGACTATGGCCGCATGGTAGCTGGCGGTAATAAGGAGTGCCCATATTATCAGGATGGCGATGAGTACAAGGTTGTAAGGCATCAGATGTGA
- a CDS encoding ABC transporter ATP-binding protein has translation MKVTLEHVTKRFPNRNKKIKEDVIAVNDFNFEIPDGKLIGLLGPSGCGKSTALNLICGLEKPTEGRIIFGDTDVTDLPPQHRGVGLVFQNYALYPHLTVRENIRFPLENFRGDKKLSKEEMEEKVLEAARLVQIEELLDRRPSEMSGGQQQRVAIARALVKRPQVLLLDEPLSNLDARLRLQTREELKRIQLETGITTVFVTHDQEEAMSICDTIVVMKNGVLQQMGDPQRIYDEPINLFVASFLGTPQINTFKGRIADGGVYIGDARVLDAGGVSDRNVSVSIRPEGFIVDENGPLECEFVNREVMGRDTSYVAKHPLFVGENIRAIIPSEVVSTGVDGKIRFSLKPSKVHVFDENTNERIIL, from the coding sequence ATGAAAGTAACACTGGAGCACGTTACCAAACGTTTTCCTAATAGAAATAAGAAAATTAAAGAGGACGTCATTGCTGTTAACGACTTTAACTTTGAGATTCCTGATGGCAAGCTTATAGGTCTTTTGGGTCCTTCAGGCTGTGGAAAGAGTACAGCGCTTAACCTTATCTGCGGACTTGAGAAGCCTACAGAAGGAAGGATCATTTTTGGAGATACGGATGTGACAGACCTTCCGCCGCAGCACAGAGGAGTGGGACTGGTTTTTCAGAATTATGCTCTTTATCCGCACCTTACTGTCCGTGAGAATATCAGATTCCCGCTTGAGAACTTTAGAGGCGACAAGAAGCTCTCCAAGGAAGAAATGGAAGAAAAAGTTTTAGAGGCGGCAAGACTTGTGCAGATTGAGGAACTTCTGGACAGAAGGCCAAGTGAGATGTCTGGCGGTCAGCAGCAGAGAGTTGCTATTGCAAGAGCGCTGGTAAAAAGGCCTCAGGTGCTTCTTTTGGATGAGCCACTCTCAAACCTTGACGCGAGACTTCGCCTTCAGACCAGAGAGGAACTTAAGAGAATACAGCTTGAGACCGGTATTACAACTGTTTTTGTAACTCATGATCAGGAAGAGGCCATGAGCATTTGTGATACCATCGTTGTTATGAAAAATGGAGTTTTGCAGCAGATGGGAGATCCTCAGAGGATCTACGATGAGCCGATAAATCTTTTTGTTGCAAGCTTTTTGGGAACTCCGCAGATCAATACCTTTAAAGGAAGGATTGCAGACGGCGGGGTATATATTGGCGATGCAAGAGTCCTTGACGCCGGTGGCGTTTCTGACAGAAATGTGTCCGTATCCATCAGACCGGAAGGCTTTATTGTTGATGAAAACGGGCCGCTTGAATGCGAATTTGTAAACCGCGAAGTAATGGGAAGAGACACAAGCTACGTGGCTAAGCACCCGCTTTTTGTAGGTGAGAATATCAGAGCCATCATTCCATCAGAAGTAGTCAGTACCGGAGTTGACGGCAAGATAAGATTTTCACTTAAACCGTCCAAAGTTCATGTTTTTGATGAGAATACCAATGAGAGGATAATCCTATGA
- a CDS encoding carbohydrate ABC transporter permease: MKKNLTAWLCLLPAIAFLGVFMVYPLIDVFVYSFEEGYNFASQTFWGTGLYNYSYVLHDPYFIQALKNTFIIVIITVPLSTGIALLISLELSSIKALRDFFQTVYFLPYVTNTLAVGLVFMILFKKTAYSDGLISLLIQLFGGPSVDFIDGPYWAKMFVMCFYTIWIVMPFKILILTSALASVNPMYYKAAEVDATPKWRIFYKITLPMISPMVFYLVITGFIGAFKAYSDEVALFGTDLNAAGMNTIVGYVYDMLYGNSGGYPSYASAAALILFAIVFTITTINLMVSRKTVYYQ; encoded by the coding sequence ATGAAAAAGAATCTGACTGCCTGGCTGTGTCTTTTACCGGCCATAGCTTTCCTTGGAGTATTCATGGTGTATCCTCTTATCGATGTATTTGTTTACTCCTTTGAGGAAGGATATAATTTCGCATCCCAGACCTTCTGGGGAACCGGATTATATAACTATTCTTATGTTCTTCATGATCCATACTTTATTCAGGCTCTCAAGAACACCTTCATAATCGTTATAATCACTGTCCCTTTATCTACGGGGATAGCTCTTTTGATATCTCTTGAACTTAGTTCTATCAAGGCTTTGAGAGATTTTTTCCAGACTGTATATTTCCTGCCCTATGTTACAAATACACTGGCTGTAGGTCTTGTTTTCATGATCCTGTTTAAAAAGACAGCGTATTCGGACGGACTTATTTCTCTTTTGATCCAGCTATTTGGCGGACCATCAGTTGATTTTATTGACGGACCTTACTGGGCCAAGATGTTTGTAATGTGCTTTTATACCATTTGGATCGTTATGCCATTTAAGATATTGATCCTTACAAGTGCGCTGGCTTCAGTAAATCCTATGTATTACAAAGCTGCTGAAGTTGATGCAACTCCAAAGTGGAGAATCTTTTATAAGATCACGCTTCCAATGATATCTCCAATGGTTTTCTACCTTGTGATCACTGGATTTATCGGAGCTTTCAAGGCATATAGCGATGAAGTGGCTCTTTTTGGAACAGATCTTAATGCAGCAGGTATGAATACAATTGTCGGATACGTGTATGATATGCTCTACGGTAATAGCGGAGGCTATCCTTCCTATGCGTCGGCAGCAGCTCTTATCCTCTTCGCAATCGTATTTACTATCACAACCATCAACTTGATGGTCAGCAGAAAGACTGTATATTATCAATAA
- a CDS encoding carbohydrate ABC transporter permease gives MNENANKKLERQAVRNERLRKVVIYFLLTLWAILVLFPFYWMLLTSVKGYGAYNSEYVPRFFTLSPTLENYVTAFTAVSLGRYFFNTFVFTVLTTLLMMVVVVLSAFAFARLDFKGKDIVFSLFLSLMMIPNELVIITNYVTITNLDLRNTFMGLILPSVTSVFYIYLLKENFEQIPEELYKAAKVDGTSDFRYLWKVMLPISRPTIVTITILKVIECWNSYVWPRLITDDSNYFLVSNGIQEIRENGFGRENVPAMMAAVVVISVPLVVLFLIFRHKIMAGVARGGTKG, from the coding sequence ATGAACGAAAATGCCAATAAAAAACTTGAAAGACAGGCAGTGAGAAACGAGAGGCTCAGAAAGGTAGTGATCTACTTTCTTCTGACTCTATGGGCAATTCTTGTACTGTTTCCCTTTTACTGGATGCTTCTAACTTCAGTCAAGGGATATGGCGCATACAATTCAGAATATGTGCCCAGATTCTTTACCCTCAGCCCGACGCTTGAGAATTATGTGACTGCATTTACTGCGGTTTCACTCGGAAGATACTTTTTTAACACCTTTGTTTTTACGGTGCTCACAACCCTTCTTATGATGGTGGTTGTAGTCCTCTCGGCGTTTGCTTTTGCAAGGCTTGATTTTAAGGGAAAAGATATAGTGTTTTCTCTTTTTCTGTCGCTGATGATGATACCTAATGAGCTTGTTATCATCACTAATTACGTTACAATCACAAACCTGGACCTTAGAAACACCTTTATGGGACTGATCTTGCCATCGGTAACTTCTGTGTTCTACATATATCTTTTAAAAGAGAATTTTGAGCAGATTCCGGAAGAACTATATAAAGCCGCTAAGGTTGATGGAACCTCGGATTTTAGATACTTGTGGAAAGTTATGCTCCCGATCTCAAGGCCAACTATAGTGACGATCACTATCCTAAAGGTCATCGAGTGCTGGAATTCATATGTATGGCCCAGACTTATCACAGATGACTCCAATTATTTCCTTGTTTCAAACGGTATCCAGGAGATAAGGGAAAACGGCTTTGGACGAGAAAACGTACCTGCTATGATGGCAGCAGTAGTTGTAATATCTGTACCGCTTGTGGTTTTGTTCCTCATTTTCAGACACAAGATCATGGCTGGTGTAGCAAGAGGCGGAACGAAGGGCTGA
- a CDS encoding extracellular solute-binding protein — translation MVINIKRKITVFLGCVLASSCILTGCHGAKDSAGFEIPQELDENKKIELTFWAKNDTNVTQTAIYNKAIEDFEKLYPNITVNMRLYTDYGKIYNDVITNISTGTTPNVCITYPDHIATYLMGNNTVVPLDDLFADEKYGLGGSALKFDSPAVSEIVPEFLSECVIGDKHYALPYMRSTEACYINKTYVEKLGYELPDTLTWDFIWEVSEAAMEKNADGTFKVNGQNVMIPFIYKSTDNMMIQSLKQLGAGYSDQEGNILLFNDDTRGILKTIAEHTGSGAFSTFKISGYPANFLNAGQCIFAIDSTAGATWMGSKAPLLDISEDKVIDFETEVMAIPQYDPEKPSMISQGPSVCIFNKKDSQEVLASWLFAQYLLTNDVQIAYSETEGYLPVTTKAQSTAEYQDYLAGAGSDDDKHYDVKIKATKILMDNTENTFVTPVFNGSASVRDAAGQLIENVTKSVRRKKTVDDAYIDQLYEDVKALYHLDQGSTGNIGGKAELGKLPAASVALIAVLVTAWVLIGLYSLKEKLKTXKKMNKYLYL, via the coding sequence ATGGTAATCAATATAAAAAGAAAGATAACAGTCTTTTTGGGATGCGTATTAGCCAGTTCGTGTATTCTCACAGGGTGCCACGGAGCAAAAGACAGCGCAGGCTTTGAGATACCGCAGGAGCTTGATGAGAATAAGAAGATAGAACTGACTTTCTGGGCTAAAAATGACACGAATGTAACTCAGACTGCAATTTATAATAAGGCAATAGAAGACTTTGAGAAGCTATATCCTAATATTACAGTGAATATGCGTCTGTATACGGATTACGGCAAAATATACAACGATGTAATCACCAATATTTCAACGGGAACCACACCAAATGTGTGTATCACTTATCCGGATCATATTGCAACCTATCTTATGGGCAATAACACTGTAGTTCCGCTGGATGATCTTTTTGCTGATGAGAAATACGGGCTTGGTGGAAGCGCCCTTAAGTTTGACTCACCTGCAGTTTCAGAGATAGTACCTGAGTTTTTATCAGAGTGCGTAATTGGGGATAAGCATTATGCTCTTCCCTACATGAGGTCAACTGAGGCCTGTTATATTAACAAGACATATGTGGAAAAGCTTGGATACGAGCTTCCGGATACGCTTACCTGGGATTTTATCTGGGAGGTTTCAGAGGCTGCTATGGAAAAGAATGCAGACGGGACATTCAAGGTAAATGGTCAGAACGTAATGATACCATTTATTTACAAGTCCACAGATAACATGATGATACAATCCCTTAAGCAGCTCGGGGCAGGTTATTCAGACCAGGAAGGAAACATTCTTCTTTTTAACGATGATACCAGAGGAATTCTGAAGACTATTGCAGAACACACAGGTAGCGGAGCTTTTTCAACATTTAAGATTTCCGGATATCCGGCTAACTTTTTAAACGCAGGACAGTGCATCTTTGCAATTGACTCAACTGCAGGGGCTACCTGGATGGGATCCAAGGCGCCACTTCTTGATATTTCAGAAGATAAGGTTATTGATTTTGAGACCGAAGTAATGGCAATTCCTCAGTATGATCCCGAGAAGCCTTCCATGATCTCGCAGGGGCCATCCGTATGTATTTTCAATAAAAAAGATTCTCAGGAAGTACTGGCATCCTGGCTTTTTGCGCAATATCTTTTGACTAATGATGTTCAGATTGCTTATTCAGAGACTGAAGGTTATCTTCCTGTCACAACCAAGGCTCAGAGCACCGCAGAGTATCAGGATTACCTTGCCGGGGCCGGAAGTGATGATGACAAACACTATGACGTTAAGATCAAGGCTACAAAGATCCTCATGGATAATACTGAGAACACCTTTGTTACACCTGTATTTAACGGATCAGCTTCTGTGAGAGATGCGGCCGGACAGCTTATTGAGAACGTGACTAAATCTGTCAGAAGGAAAAAGACAGTTGATGATGCTTATATTGACCAGCTTTATGAAGATGTTAAGGCGCTTTATCATCTGGACCAGGGTTCTACAGGCAATATAGGCGGCAAAGCAGAACTTGGGAAACTTCCCGCAGCATCTGTTGCGCTTATAGCAGTTCTTGTAACCGCGTGGGTTCTGATTGGACTGTATTCGTTAAAAGAGAAACTAAAAACTTNCAAAAAAATGAATAAATATTTGTATTTATGA
- a CDS encoding FRG domain-containing protein, whose product MIKEVHIDTLEELLPLLTEQEYRADLDRNRSPYIYRGMSDSSFTMYTSLSRNCKSRQNHLEPAILENFAKYAINDEPSIGSSVWRQMILGQHYGLPTRLLDWTQSALVGLNFAMTEENLEEMDKHDCMVWRINMSEMVELLPNNYKYAVYDKHSTIFTVDMLKELTGNSLKQYDRDMGNSAMVIIEPPSLNQRIINQHSFFAVVPMGIEDIEGFLDKNTKDTVKYVIDKNLRWRVRDMLDQLNMSERIVYPGLEGLSKWIARHYYVK is encoded by the coding sequence ATGATAAAAGAAGTACATATTGATACTTTAGAAGAACTTTTGCCGCTTCTTACAGAGCAGGAATACAGAGCGGATCTGGACAGAAACAGGAGCCCATATATTTACAGAGGAATGTCTGATTCCTCTTTTACCATGTATACAAGTCTTAGCAGGAATTGTAAGAGCAGGCAGAACCACCTGGAGCCTGCTATTCTGGAGAACTTCGCCAAATATGCGATAAATGACGAGCCTTCAATTGGTTCATCTGTATGGAGGCAGATGATACTGGGACAGCACTATGGTCTTCCTACAAGACTTCTGGACTGGACACAGTCTGCACTTGTCGGACTTAATTTTGCCATGACAGAGGAAAATCTGGAAGAAATGGATAAGCATGACTGTATGGTCTGGCGAATAAATATGTCAGAGATGGTCGAGCTTCTTCCAAACAATTATAAATATGCCGTCTATGACAAGCATTCCACTATTTTTACTGTAGATATGTTAAAAGAGCTTACAGGAAACAGTTTAAAGCAGTATGACAGAGACATGGGCAATTCTGCAATGGTTATAATAGAACCCCCATCTCTTAATCAGAGAATCATCAATCAGCATTCATTTTTTGCTGTTGTTCCAATGGGAATAGAAGATATAGAAGGCTTCCTTGATAAGAATACCAAGGATACTGTTAAATATGTTATTGATAAGAACCTGCGCTGGAGAGTAAGGGATATGCTGGATCAGCTTAACATGAGCGAGAGAATAGTATACCCCGGGCTTGAAGGACTCTCCAAGTGGATAGCAAGGCACTACTACGTTAAGTAA
- a CDS encoding NUDIX hydrolase: protein MTGPIITKDKVETILDKKFIRVFDLQYEEGKHYFDATRRPLDNIVATKTEEEFKTMLPDAVSCVVIVELPGKEPQLLLSYEYRYPTGRFLLSVPAGLMDPEDRDEENPIATTAIREIHEETGIVVDTKRDSVSVINPLLFSTPGMTDESNALALVILHLDNLDEMNQKGGVGSECFDGFSLIDKEKARELLKKGVDDKGHFYSVYTWSALMYFVSDMWK, encoded by the coding sequence ATGACTGGACCAATTATTACCAAAGATAAGGTAGAAACCATACTTGATAAGAAATTTATCCGTGTTTTTGATCTGCAATATGAGGAGGGCAAGCATTATTTTGATGCGACAAGACGTCCTTTGGATAATATAGTTGCTACCAAGACAGAAGAGGAATTTAAAACAATGCTGCCTGACGCAGTCAGTTGTGTGGTTATTGTTGAACTTCCGGGCAAAGAGCCGCAGCTTCTTTTATCCTATGAGTACAGATATCCTACAGGAAGATTTCTTTTGAGTGTTCCGGCAGGCCTTATGGATCCTGAGGATAGGGATGAAGAAAACCCTATAGCAACAACTGCCATAAGAGAGATTCACGAAGAAACAGGAATTGTTGTGGATACCAAAAGAGACAGTGTATCAGTTATAAATCCGCTTCTTTTCAGCACACCCGGAATGACTGATGAGAGCAATGCACTGGCACTTGTGATACTTCACCTAGATAACCTTGATGAAATGAATCAAAAGGGCGGTGTAGGTTCAGAGTGTTTTGACGGCTTTTCTCTAATTGATAAAGAAAAGGCAAGAGAGCTTCTTAAAAAAGGCGTTGATGACAAGGGGCATTTTTATTCTGTATATACCTGGTCAGCACTAATGTACTTTGTTTCTGATATGTGGAAATGA
- a CDS encoding DUF6033 family protein produces the protein MSNISEIAANSGALEAIKNSGVKENSGVKSGNYGKTIGKAQLSEAGAKYYEELKKKYSNMDFVLVSKDMKEHAKQNAASYGNANKMVVLIDEEKIERMATDENFRAKYEGLISRAQSQMPALKSLAQQQGNVKSIGMQVNDNGTASFFAVMQKSSQSMTEKLAAKREAKKKAEKAAEKKAEKKEQHEEQLQKIKDKSSDGTNKVKNWEDIENDDDVEIIMASSVEELKSKIEAYNYNMRANNIQAPEEKLVGQSIDFRG, from the coding sequence ATGAGTAATATTTCTGAAATAGCAGCGAATTCTGGCGCATTAGAAGCTATAAAAAATTCCGGGGTAAAAGAAAATAGCGGTGTTAAATCCGGCAACTATGGCAAGACCATTGGAAAGGCTCAGCTTAGCGAAGCTGGTGCCAAATACTATGAAGAACTTAAAAAGAAGTATTCAAATATGGATTTTGTTCTTGTCAGTAAAGATATGAAGGAACATGCCAAGCAGAATGCGGCTTCTTATGGAAATGCCAATAAAATGGTTGTTCTCATAGATGAGGAAAAGATCGAGAGAATGGCCACGGATGAGAACTTCAGAGCCAAGTATGAAGGGCTTATTTCAAGAGCTCAGTCACAGATGCCAGCGCTTAAATCACTTGCTCAGCAGCAGGGCAATGTTAAATCGATCGGAATGCAGGTCAATGACAACGGAACAGCATCTTTCTTTGCCGTTATGCAGAAATCGTCACAGAGCATGACAGAGAAGCTGGCCGCTAAGAGAGAAGCCAAAAAGAAAGCAGAGAAAGCGGCTGAAAAGAAAGCGGAAAAGAAAGAGCAGCATGAAGAACAGCTGCAGAAAATAAAAGATAAGTCTTCCGATGGCACAAACAAAGTAAAGAACTGGGAAGATATTGAAAACGATGATGATGTAGAAATCATCATGGCAAGTTCTGTAGAAGAATTAAAATCCAAGATTGAGGCTTATAACTATAATATGAGAGCCAATAATATACAGGCGCCTGAAGAAAAGTTAGTCGGACAAAGCATTGACTTTAGGGGATAG